In Paenibacillus sp. 1781tsa1, one DNA window encodes the following:
- a CDS encoding 4-hydroxyphenylacetate 3-hydroxylase family protein, whose protein sequence is MSITMSRGQAYVQRLNDERNVWLDGERIRVTQHQAFQGTLQTIEGLFNLVDDPDTRETVAYWDEQTGSYVHRSFLVPRSLPDVNSRADAFRLWADRTYGVMSRLSDYARSRLTGWYATRHEITAHDPAFAGKISAYFEQAKRKDAFLTIVQRDPQINRSLPVGEDEDAMLRIVQSNTEGVVIRGAKMVATASPYADDIIAYPVQRIPSHLPELAHMVIVAADSPGLHMMCRESFAAKDTDQSHPLSAQYDEMDAVLFFDDVFVPWERVLLHNNPKAVWQIRCNTASSSLAYHQSVIRLHSKLEFITAVTSAVAKEIGVDSFLNVQEQLGEMISQVQTIEGLIIAAEAQSKPDTFGNWLPEFKYIETARNLGNHYYPRAVEILKTIAAGGLIQIPSGTFEMNEKMGSMIGKYLGGVTMQAPEKIRLFQLAWELTGSPLGARHDLYERFYAGDPVRNRASQYVQYDKERLLAKVEPWLRSGKA, encoded by the coding sequence ATGAGCATCACGATGTCTCGTGGACAAGCTTACGTTCAACGTTTGAATGATGAGCGGAATGTATGGCTGGATGGTGAGCGTATCCGGGTAACCCAGCATCAGGCCTTTCAGGGAACACTTCAAACGATAGAAGGATTGTTTAATCTGGTGGATGACCCGGATACAAGGGAAACCGTAGCCTATTGGGACGAACAGACGGGAAGTTACGTGCATCGCTCTTTTCTAGTGCCTCGTTCACTTCCTGACGTAAACAGCAGGGCGGATGCTTTTCGGCTTTGGGCTGATCGGACGTACGGAGTGATGAGCCGATTGTCTGATTATGCCCGATCCCGGCTGACAGGTTGGTACGCAACACGACATGAGATAACAGCACATGATCCTGCATTTGCAGGTAAAATATCCGCATATTTTGAACAAGCCAAGCGAAAAGATGCATTCCTGACGATTGTCCAGCGGGACCCTCAGATTAATCGATCCTTGCCTGTTGGAGAAGATGAGGATGCCATGCTGAGAATTGTCCAAAGCAATACGGAGGGCGTGGTGATTCGCGGGGCCAAAATGGTGGCAACAGCATCGCCTTATGCGGATGATATCATTGCGTATCCCGTTCAACGAATTCCGTCCCACCTGCCAGAGCTAGCCCATATGGTGATTGTAGCTGCGGACAGTCCGGGCTTACACATGATGTGTCGAGAATCTTTTGCGGCAAAAGATACAGATCAATCACATCCACTCAGTGCGCAGTACGATGAGATGGATGCCGTGTTATTTTTTGACGATGTATTTGTGCCCTGGGAACGTGTATTGCTGCACAATAACCCTAAAGCCGTATGGCAGATTCGCTGTAATACAGCTTCGTCCAGTCTGGCTTATCATCAGAGCGTTATCCGATTACACTCGAAACTGGAGTTCATTACAGCCGTGACCTCCGCCGTTGCTAAGGAGATCGGGGTGGACTCCTTCCTGAATGTGCAGGAACAACTCGGTGAGATGATCAGTCAGGTGCAGACCATCGAGGGACTGATTATTGCTGCTGAAGCACAGTCCAAACCGGATACATTTGGCAACTGGTTGCCGGAATTCAAATATATTGAAACCGCACGTAATCTGGGCAATCACTATTATCCCCGCGCGGTGGAGATTTTGAAGACCATTGCTGCGGGTGGTCTGATTCAGATTCCTTCAGGTACGTTTGAGATGAATGAAAAGATGGGTTCCATGATAGGCAAATATCTTGGTGGAGTAACGATGCAAGCTCCGGAGAAGATTCGTCTTTTTCAATTGGCATGGGAACTGACAGGAAGTCCACTCGGAGCAAGGCATGATCTGTATGAACGTTTCTACGCGGGTGATCCTGTGCGCAACCGGGCGAGCCAATATGTGCAGTATGACAAGGAACGCTTATTGGCCAAAGTTGAACCGTGGCTTCGTTCGGGTAAGGCATGA
- a CDS encoding response regulator transcription factor, with product MRYTVLIADDEPEIVELLQLYLEKDYTIKTAVNGAEALQCIRSTQIDLVILDIMMPVMDGLQLIKQIRATHHMPVLFLSAKSQDHDKILGLGLGADDYIAKPFNPLEIVARVEALLRRVNQFDAAEIPAAKEENLVLGDLTLDRSQCILFRSGTPVTLTSTEYKIMELLLDQPGRVFTRKKIYEAVWGDYYAHEDSTIMVHISNIREKIERDSRQPEYLKTIRGLGYKIEAPMES from the coding sequence ATGAGATACACCGTATTAATTGCAGATGACGAACCAGAGATTGTGGAATTGCTTCAGCTCTATCTGGAGAAGGATTATACTATTAAGACTGCCGTGAATGGTGCCGAGGCGCTACAATGTATACGTTCAACACAGATTGATCTGGTCATACTGGATATCATGATGCCTGTAATGGATGGATTGCAGTTAATTAAGCAGATCAGGGCCACACATCACATGCCTGTACTGTTTCTATCCGCCAAAAGTCAGGATCACGATAAAATCCTTGGACTCGGACTTGGGGCAGATGATTATATAGCGAAGCCGTTCAACCCGCTTGAGATTGTCGCCAGAGTAGAGGCGTTGCTCAGAAGAGTCAATCAATTTGATGCAGCGGAGATCCCCGCTGCCAAAGAAGAGAATCTGGTATTGGGTGATCTGACGCTGGATCGATCCCAATGTATCCTTTTTCGTTCAGGAACACCTGTAACATTAACCTCTACAGAATATAAAATTATGGAATTGTTGCTTGATCAACCTGGCCGAGTGTTCACCCGAAAAAAAATCTACGAAGCGGTCTGGGGCGATTATTATGCGCACGAGGACAGCACCATTATGGTACATATCAGCAACATTCGGGAGAAGATCGAGCGTGATTCCAGACAACCGGAATATCTCAAAACGATAAGGGGACTGGGATACAAAATTGAAGCGCCCATGGAAAGCTAG
- a CDS encoding cell wall metabolism sensor histidine kinase WalK yields the protein MKRPWKAREKRLLQTSLTLDFLLFNFFLLLLVLIVYLIVSLDVVDFRISDQVVDPDLNVEAHVYVAELENEFYSGGGSVSRGKDTEIQRLKDSGGWIEILDANRNVIHHVGDKQDSFTEYSEAELYAGLENRSDQPYYYSITPLKAEGPPTYVLLKIPRDLVSVRINDNQLITNLKHPLSFYIMIGIGLVLLLIFVYSYWVARRIKKPLSILSSGLTQMIQGNYSTRMSISAEREFVQIGETFNYMADVIENTSAEKRYAEESKQRLIVDLSHDLKTPITSIQGYAQALVEGRGEDKDRQQRYLGYIYNKSVQVARMIQNMLELLKVDSPDFRMHIQRREIGEFVREIMADTYGEIEQKQFVLHVLVPDEEIYARYDPELLSRVIQNLITNALSYNPLGTELRVELIPLDTHVVIEVADTGVGIPQELWSTIFDPFVRGDEARTATGGTGLGLSIARRNTEKMGGRLILSGRGRETTVFTIQIPN from the coding sequence TTGAAGCGCCCATGGAAAGCTAGAGAAAAGCGACTGTTGCAGACATCCCTGACACTGGATTTCTTGCTGTTCAACTTCTTTTTGCTGTTACTGGTATTGATCGTGTACCTTATAGTGTCACTGGATGTCGTGGATTTCCGCATTTCGGATCAGGTCGTTGATCCAGATCTGAATGTTGAAGCCCACGTGTATGTGGCAGAGCTGGAGAACGAATTTTACTCCGGTGGGGGTTCGGTGTCCAGAGGGAAAGATACAGAGATTCAACGTCTCAAGGACAGCGGAGGTTGGATTGAGATTCTGGATGCGAATCGTAACGTCATTCATCATGTAGGAGACAAGCAGGATTCGTTCACCGAATACAGTGAAGCCGAGCTGTATGCAGGACTGGAGAACCGAAGCGACCAACCGTACTATTACTCCATCACTCCGTTAAAGGCAGAAGGACCGCCAACGTATGTGTTGCTGAAGATCCCGCGTGATCTGGTCAGCGTAAGGATTAATGATAATCAGCTGATTACCAATCTGAAGCACCCCTTATCCTTTTACATTATGATTGGCATCGGTTTGGTTTTGTTGTTGATCTTTGTATATAGCTATTGGGTCGCACGGAGAATCAAAAAACCACTTAGTATTCTCTCCTCAGGTCTTACACAGATGATCCAGGGAAATTATAGTACACGGATGTCGATCTCTGCCGAGAGGGAGTTTGTCCAGATTGGCGAGACCTTCAACTACATGGCGGACGTCATTGAGAACACCTCTGCGGAGAAACGTTATGCGGAAGAGAGCAAGCAGCGACTGATTGTAGACTTATCCCATGATCTAAAGACACCGATAACATCTATACAGGGATATGCTCAGGCTTTGGTGGAGGGACGTGGAGAGGACAAGGACAGGCAACAACGATATCTGGGATATATCTATAACAAGTCAGTTCAAGTTGCACGCATGATACAGAATATGCTGGAACTGCTCAAGGTGGATTCGCCCGATTTTCGCATGCATATTCAGAGAAGAGAAATTGGAGAATTCGTGCGCGAGATTATGGCAGATACGTATGGGGAGATTGAGCAGAAACAGTTTGTCCTTCATGTGCTTGTTCCTGATGAGGAGATCTACGCAAGGTATGATCCAGAGCTGCTATCCAGAGTCATCCAGAATTTAATCACCAATGCCTTATCGTATAATCCGCTCGGGACAGAACTGCGCGTGGAACTCATTCCGCTCGATACCCATGTGGTGATTGAAGTAGCAGATACCGGGGTGGGCATACCCCAAGAACTGTGGTCAACGATCTTTGACCCGTTTGTACGAGGGGATGAGGCGCGGACAGCGACCGGAGGCACCGGACTGGGATTGTCCATCGCACGGCGTAATACAGAGAAGATGGGTGGACGGCTGATCCTATCCGGGCGTGGTCGAGAGACTACCGTGTTTACCATTCAGATTCCAAATTAA